From Corvus cornix cornix isolate S_Up_H32 chromosome 6, ASM73873v5, whole genome shotgun sequence, one genomic window encodes:
- the SAMD8 gene encoding sphingomyelin synthase-related protein 1: MAGNNQLCIRRWTTKNVAKWLKEEGFCEYVDVLCNRHRLDGITLLTLTEYDLRSPPLEIKILGDIKRLMLSIRKLQKQHIDVLEELGYTSDGHAGTVCPVGSLQGADWFCNGEVPRDYDGPITDLNGDQYQYANGKNKHATRRLDPEYWKTVLSCVYVFIVFGFTSFVMVIVHERVPDMQTYPPLPDIFLDSVPRIPWAFAMTEVCGVILCYIWLLVLLLHKHRSILLRRLCSLMGTVFLLRCITMFVTSLSVPGQHLQCTGKLYGNVWAKLQRAFAIWSGFGMTLTGVHTCGDYMFSGHTVVLTMLNFFVTEYTPRSWNFLHTLSWVLNLFGIFFILAAHEHYSIDVFIAFYITTRLFLYYHTLANTRAYQQSRRARIWFPMFSFFECNVNGTVPNEYCWPFSKPTILKRLIG, encoded by the exons ATGGCAGGCAATAACCAGCTTTGCATTCGACGTTGGACTACCAAGAACGTGGCCAAGTGGCTGAAGGAAGAAGGCTTCTGTGAATATGTGGATGTTTTGTGCAACAGACACAGGCTAGATGGAATTACACTGCTGACTCTTACTGAGTATGATTTACGATCCCCTCCTCTGGAAATCAAAATCCTGGGGGACATCAAGAGGCTAATGTTGTCCATACGCAAACTGCAGAAGCAGCATATTGATGTCCTGGAAGAGCTGGGTTACACCAGTGATGGGCACGCTGGCACAGTGTGCCCAGTTGGGTCACTGCAGGGGGCAGATTGGTTTTGTAATGGTGAAGTACCTCGGGACTATGATGGACCAATTACTGACTTGAATGGTGATCAGTATCAAtatgcaaatggaaaaaacaaacatgccACACGAAGACTGGACCCAGAGTATTGGAAGACAGTTTTAAGTTGTGTGTATGTGTTCATAGTGTTTGGCTTTACATCATTTGTTATGGTGATAGTACACGAGCGAGTACCTGACATGCAAACATATCCACCTCTGCCAGACATATTTCTAGATAG cgTCCCCAGGATACCATGGGCTTTTGCTATGACTGAAGTATGTGGTGTAATTCTTTGCTACATTTGGCTCTTGGTTCTTCTGCTTCACAAACACAG ATCTATACTTCTGCGCAGGCTGTGCAGCCTCATGGGGACAGTATTTCTATTACGTTGCATTACAATGTTTGTTACCTCACTCTCGGTGCCAGGCCAGCACTTGCAGTGTACTGGAAAG TTGTATGGCAATGTTTGGGCAAAACTCCAGCGGGCATTTGCAATATGGAGTGGCTTTGGAATGACTCTGACTGGAGTACACACGTGTGGAGATTATATGTTCAGTGGTCACACTGTCGTCCTGACCATGCTCAACTTCTTTGTCACAGAAT ATACACCAAGGAGCTGGAACTTCTTGCACACCTTGTCCTGGGTCCTGAATCTCTTTGGAATCTTCTTCATTTTGGCTGCACATGAACATTATTCTATAGATGTCTTCATTGCCTTTTACATCACTACAAGACTCTTTTTGTATTACCATACATTGGCTAATACTAGAGCATATCAACAGAGTAGGAGAGCAAGGATATGGTTtccaatgttttctttttttgaatgCAATGTTAATGGGACTGTTCCCAATGAGTATTGCTGGCCCTTTTCAAAACCTACTATACTAAAAAGATTAATTGGTTGA